A genomic segment from Desulfovibrio aminophilus encodes:
- a CDS encoding M15 family metallopeptidase has translation MAKEPDWAPPKRRMSLVAGGLGGHTKPNSHGDQQPYDELGRYAGPGEGAWSEKPKEEKTRGGSLLSAFLETGEAGRDVLGERLVCRDQDKDESEYRGKARLDNTLELPDWPSGLDVPGWPGEMPSLGRLQPVQLRGLAEPTLLDVEFTERLRRFEELNRQDGITVEYKQGFRTTNKQKDIKAKPNENPVANPGNSLHEAGRAVDINWKKLSAQDCQRVVQNAKKAGIAWGGDFKIQKDNVHFYREVPNPGNDRSEFIKRAQEAYEKLPR, from the coding sequence GTGGCCAAGGAACCGGACTGGGCTCCGCCCAAGCGGCGGATGTCGCTGGTGGCGGGAGGCCTCGGCGGGCACACCAAGCCCAACTCCCACGGCGACCAGCAGCCCTACGATGAGCTGGGCCGCTACGCCGGACCCGGAGAAGGGGCCTGGAGCGAGAAGCCCAAGGAGGAAAAGACCCGGGGAGGGAGCCTGCTTTCCGCCTTTCTGGAAACCGGCGAAGCCGGCCGGGATGTGCTGGGTGAACGGCTCGTATGCCGGGATCAGGACAAGGACGAAAGCGAATACCGAGGGAAGGCGCGGCTGGACAACACGCTGGAGTTGCCGGATTGGCCGAGCGGGCTTGATGTGCCTGGTTGGCCGGGTGAAATGCCCTCGTTGGGACGGCTCCAACCGGTTCAACTCAGAGGCTTGGCTGAACCGACGCTGTTGGACGTGGAGTTCACGGAACGGCTGCGCAGGTTCGAGGAACTCAACCGTCAGGATGGGATAACAGTCGAGTACAAACAGGGATTTCGCACTACGAACAAGCAAAAAGATATTAAGGCCAAACCGAACGAAAATCCTGTCGCGAATCCCGGCAACAGCCTGCATGAAGCTGGACGCGCGGTGGACATCAATTGGAAGAAGCTTTCCGCTCAGGACTGCCAACGCGTTGTACAGAACGCGAAAAAAGCCGGTATCGCCTGGGGCGGGGATTTCAAGATCCAGAAAGACAACGTCCATTTTTATCGGGAAGTTCCAAATCCCGGAAACGATCGTTCCGAATTCATCAAGCGGGCTCAGGAAGCATACGAAAAATTGCCGAGGTAA